A stretch of Nonomuraea africana DNA encodes these proteins:
- the sigJ gene encoding RNA polymerase sigma factor SigJ — protein sequence MTTQSEPGDGRLDPGLSAIMSERRQLINLAYRLLGSLADAEDVVQETYARWYAMSRQQQAAIESPGAWLTKVASRICLDLLGSARVRRESYVGEWIPEPLPDRTEWINGRLGGTTVDPADRVTLDESINMAFLVVLESMTPAERVAFILHDVFRYSFAEVAEIVGRTPAACRQLASSARRRIRASQAPAAPATQRADIVRDFKQAWEAKDIDALISLLAPDATGVADGGGLATAVLRPIEGGEQIARIFVDIAGKAPNLTILERTVNGQPGLVAQQDGVTVVVIAFDVVGDRIKHIWAVRNPEKLRPWMTG from the coding sequence ATGACCACCCAATCCGAGCCAGGAGACGGCCGGCTCGATCCGGGCCTGAGCGCGATCATGAGCGAGCGGCGTCAGCTGATCAATCTCGCGTACCGACTCCTCGGCTCACTGGCCGACGCTGAGGATGTCGTACAAGAGACGTACGCACGCTGGTACGCCATGTCCCGACAGCAGCAGGCGGCCATCGAATCACCCGGCGCCTGGCTGACGAAGGTCGCCAGTCGCATCTGCCTCGACCTGCTCGGCTCGGCACGGGTCCGGCGCGAGAGCTACGTGGGCGAATGGATCCCGGAGCCGCTGCCTGATCGTACGGAGTGGATCAACGGGCGCTTGGGCGGCACCACGGTCGACCCGGCCGACCGCGTCACTCTCGACGAGTCGATCAACATGGCCTTCCTCGTCGTTCTCGAATCGATGACCCCGGCCGAGCGCGTCGCGTTCATCCTTCACGATGTCTTCCGCTACTCCTTCGCCGAAGTGGCCGAGATCGTCGGCCGTACGCCGGCGGCATGTCGCCAGCTGGCCTCGTCGGCCCGCCGTCGCATTCGCGCGTCGCAGGCTCCCGCGGCTCCGGCAACCCAGCGCGCCGACATCGTCAGGGACTTCAAGCAGGCATGGGAAGCCAAGGACATCGATGCCCTCATCAGCCTCCTCGCCCCCGACGCGACGGGGGTCGCCGACGGCGGCGGCCTCGCCACGGCCGTGCTCCGCCCGATCGAAGGCGGCGAGCAGATCGCCCGCATCTTTGTCGATATCGCCGGCAAGGCACCCAACCTGACGATCCTGGAGCGTACGGTCAACGGTCAGCCCGGTCTGGTGGCTCAGCAAGATGGCGTCACCGTGGTGGTGATCGCGTTCGACGTCGTAGGCGACCGGATCAAGCACATCTGGGCAGTACGGAACCCCGAGAAGCTCCGGCCTTGGATGACGGGCTGA
- a CDS encoding nuclear transport factor 2 family protein yields the protein MSPYIPSGCVVVLLHTGKEGNHPGMIQLEGDTAAGRTYVSEFGRMRDGSSHLNYSVYHDRYQRTPDGWKFTERVYEVKYVDTTPLAGSAPHAAPGVYARIMTGPELND from the coding sequence GTGTCGCCTTACATTCCGAGCGGTTGCGTCGTCGTACTGCTGCACACCGGCAAGGAAGGAAACCACCCGGGCATGATCCAGCTTGAGGGCGACACCGCGGCCGGCCGTACATACGTCTCGGAGTTCGGGCGCATGCGCGACGGCAGCTCGCACCTGAACTACTCCGTGTACCACGACCGCTACCAGCGCACCCCGGACGGCTGGAAGTTCACGGAGCGCGTCTACGAGGTCAAATACGTCGATACCACTCCGCTGGCGGGCTCGGCGCCCCACGCAGCGCCTGGTGTCTATGCGCGCATCATGACCGGCCCGGAACTGAACGATTGA
- a CDS encoding YceI family protein, with protein sequence MTTTTTLRELTGDYVLDTAHTRIGFVARHTMATKVRGRFDEFKGSAHLDGDDPSMSSAVLTIQAKSIQTRDRRRDAYLRGNFLDADNHPAITFTSTKVRQVGETTFKVTGDLTIRGVTKPVTVHFELTGAENGPQGYLRVGFEGSVTINRKDWGVNWNAATGVLVSEKVALEFAVAAIRQS encoded by the coding sequence ATGACAACCACGACCACGCTCCGCGAGCTGACCGGCGACTACGTCCTCGACACCGCCCACACACGGATCGGCTTCGTCGCCCGGCACACGATGGCCACCAAGGTGCGCGGGCGGTTCGACGAGTTCAAGGGCAGCGCGCACCTGGACGGCGACGACCCGTCGATGTCGAGCGCCGTGCTCACGATCCAGGCGAAGAGCATTCAGACCCGCGACCGGCGGCGTGACGCGTACCTGCGCGGCAACTTCCTGGACGCGGACAACCACCCGGCCATCACCTTCACCTCGACCAAGGTGCGGCAGGTCGGCGAGACCACCTTCAAGGTCACCGGTGACCTGACCATCCGCGGCGTGACCAAGCCGGTCACCGTTCACTTCGAGCTGACCGGCGCCGAGAACGGCCCGCAGGGTTACTTGCGGGTCGGCTTCGAGGGCAGCGTCACGATCAACCGCAAGGACTGGGGCGTGAACTGGAACGCCGCGACCGGGGTCCTGGTCAGCGAGAAGGTGGCGCTGGAGTTCGCCGTCGCCGCGATACGGCAGTCCTGA